In Streptomyces nojiriensis, the sequence TACCTGGTCGACTCCGGCGGTGCCTTCCTCCCCATGCAGGACGAGGTCTTCCCCGACCGGGAGCACTTCGGCCGCATCTTCTACAACCAGGCCCGCATGTCGGGGGCCGGCATCCCGCAGATCGCCGCCGTCCTCGGCTCCTGCACGGCCGGCGGCGCGTACGTACCGGCGATGAGTGACGAGGCCGTCATCGTCCGCAACCAGGGCACGATCTTCCTCGGCGGCCCGCCGCTGGTGAAGGCCGCCACCGGCGAGGTGGTCACGGCCGAGGAGCTCGGCGGCGGCGAGGTCCACTCCCGGATCTCGGGCGTGACCGACCACCTCGCGGAGGACGACGCGCACGCGCTGCGGATCGTACGGAACATCGTGGCGACCCTGCCCGAGCGCGGGGCCCTGCCCTGGTCGGTCGAGGCGCCGGAAGAGCCCAAGGTGGACCCGTACGGGCTGTACGGTGCGGTCCCCGTCAACTCGCGCACCCCGTACGACGCCCGCGAGATCATCGCCCGGATCGTGGACGGCTCCCGCTTCCAGGAGTTCAAGTCCGAGTTCGGCCAGACGCTGGTCACCGGCTTCGCCCGGATCCACGGACACCCGGTCGGGATCATCGCCAACAACGGCATCCTGTTCGCCGAGTCCGCACAGAAGGGCGCGCACTTCATCGAGCTGTGCGACCAGCGCGGCATCCCGCTCCTCTTCCTCCAGAACATCTCCGGCTTCATGGTCGGCAAGGACTACGAGGCCGGCGGCATCGCCAAGCACGGCGCCAAGATGGTGACGGCCGTGGCCTGCACCCGGGTGCCGAAGCTGACCGTGGTGGTCGGCGGCTCGTACGGCGCCGGCAACTACTCGATGTGCGGCCGGGCGTACTCGCCCCGCTTCCTGTGGATGTGGCCCAACGCCAAGATCTCCGTGATGGGCGGGGAGCAGGCGGCCTCGGTGCTCGCCACGGTCAAGCGCGACCAGATCGAGGGCGCCGGCCAGGAATGGCCCGCCGAGGACGAGGAGGCCTTCAAGGCCCCGGTCCGCGCGCAGTACGAGGAGCAGGGCAACGCCTACTACGCCACCGCGCGGCTGTGGGACGACGGGGTCATCGACCCGATGGAAACCCGGCAGGTGCTGGGACTGGCCCTGACCGCGTGCGCGAACGCCCCGCTGGGCGACTCGGGCTTCGGCATCTTCCGTATGTGACGTGAGGACCTCACTGATGTTCAGCACTGTTCTGGTGGCGAACCGGGGCGAGATCGCGGTCCGGGTCATCCGCACCCTGCGGCAGCTCGGCATCCGCTCCGTGGCCGTCTTCAGCGACGCCGACGCGGACGCCCGCCATGTCCGGGAGGCCGACACGGCCGTCCGGATCGGCCCGGCCGCGGCGGCCGAGAGCTACCTGTCGGTGGAGCGGCTGCTGGATGCCGCCCGCCGCACCGGCGCCGAGGCCGTCCACCCCGGCTACGGCTTCCTGGCCGAGAACGCCGCCTTCGCGCAGGCCTGCGCCGACGCGGGGCTCGCCTTCATCGGGCCGCCGGCGAGCGCCATCAACCTGATGGGCGACAAGATCCGTGCCAAGGAGACCGTGAAGGCGGCGGGCGTACCCGTCGTACCGGGCTCCTCGGGCAGCGGCCTGACCGACGCCGAACTGGTCGCCGCCGCGGCGGAGATCGGTATGCCGGTGCTGCTCAAGCCCTCGGCGGGCGGCGGCGGCAAGGGCATGCGGCTGGTGCGCGACGAGGCGGTGCTGGCCGAGGAGATCGCGGCGGCCCGCCGCGAGGCGCGGTCCTCCTTCGGCGACGACACCCTGCTGGTCGAGCGGTGGGTGGACCGGCCGCGGCACATCGAGATCCAGGTGCTGGCGGACGCCCACGGGAACGTGGTGCACCTGGGCGAGCGCGAGTGCTCGCTGCAGCGCCGGCACCAGAAGGTGATCGAGGAGGCCCCGTCGGTCCTGCTCGACGAGAAGACCCGGGCGGCGATGGGCGCGGCGGCCGTGGACGCGGCCCGCTCCTGCGGGTACGTCGGCGCGGGCACGGTGGAGTTCATCGTGCCGGGCGGCGACCCGTCCTCGTACTACTTCATGGAGATGAACACCCGCCTCCAGGTCGAGCACCCGGTGACGGAGCTGATCACCGGGCTGGACCTGGTGGAGCAGCAGATCCGGGTGGCGGCCGGCGCCCGGCTGGGCTTCGACCAGTCCGAGGTGACGCTGACCGGGCACGCCATCGAGGCCCGCGTCTGCGCGGAGGACCCGGCGCGCGGGTTCCTGCCGTCCGGCGGCACGGTGCTGGCCCTGTCCGAGCCGGACGGCGGTGCGGTCCGTACGGACTCCGGGCTGACGGCGGGCGTGCCGGTGGGCTCCACGTACGACCCGATGCTGTCGAAGGTCATCGTCCACGGGCCGGACCGCCCGACGGCGCTGCGCATGCTGCGGGCGGCGCTGGCCGACACGGTGATCCTGGGCGTGCAGACGAACGCCGGCTTCCTGCGGAGGCTGCTGGCCCACCCGGACGTGGTGTCGGGCGACCTGGACACCGGCCTGGTCGAGCGGGACCTCCCGTCCCTCCTGCCGGAGGGGGTCCCGGACGAGGTGTACACGGCCGCGGCGCTGCTGGCGCAGCCCTCGGCGAAGCCGCAGCAGGAGCG encodes:
- a CDS encoding carboxyl transferase domain-containing protein, which translates into the protein MQQAPVLTSAADPASEAWRTNEAAHRELTEGLRARLDAARLGGGEKARARHTARGKLLPRDRVDTLLDPGSPFLELAPLAAEGMYGGAAPAAGVIAGIGRVSGRECVIVANDATVKGGTYYPMTVKKHLRAQEVALENRLPCLYLVDSGGAFLPMQDEVFPDREHFGRIFYNQARMSGAGIPQIAAVLGSCTAGGAYVPAMSDEAVIVRNQGTIFLGGPPLVKAATGEVVTAEELGGGEVHSRISGVTDHLAEDDAHALRIVRNIVATLPERGALPWSVEAPEEPKVDPYGLYGAVPVNSRTPYDAREIIARIVDGSRFQEFKSEFGQTLVTGFARIHGHPVGIIANNGILFAESAQKGAHFIELCDQRGIPLLFLQNISGFMVGKDYEAGGIAKHGAKMVTAVACTRVPKLTVVVGGSYGAGNYSMCGRAYSPRFLWMWPNAKISVMGGEQAASVLATVKRDQIEGAGQEWPAEDEEAFKAPVRAQYEEQGNAYYATARLWDDGVIDPMETRQVLGLALTACANAPLGDSGFGIFRM
- a CDS encoding acetyl-CoA carboxylase biotin carboxylase subunit — protein: MFSTVLVANRGEIAVRVIRTLRQLGIRSVAVFSDADADARHVREADTAVRIGPAAAAESYLSVERLLDAARRTGAEAVHPGYGFLAENAAFAQACADAGLAFIGPPASAINLMGDKIRAKETVKAAGVPVVPGSSGSGLTDAELVAAAAEIGMPVLLKPSAGGGGKGMRLVRDEAVLAEEIAAARREARSSFGDDTLLVERWVDRPRHIEIQVLADAHGNVVHLGERECSLQRRHQKVIEEAPSVLLDEKTRAAMGAAAVDAARSCGYVGAGTVEFIVPGGDPSSYYFMEMNTRLQVEHPVTELITGLDLVEQQIRVAAGARLGFDQSEVTLTGHAIEARVCAEDPARGFLPSGGTVLALSEPDGGAVRTDSGLTAGVPVGSTYDPMLSKVIVHGPDRPTALRMLRAALADTVILGVQTNAGFLRRLLAHPDVVSGDLDTGLVERDLPSLLPEGVPDEVYTAAALLAQPSAKPQQERWVDPFDAASGWRLGGTPAWTVHHFRLPGQEPVRVETRLSDSASPAFEARGPGQGPGAPVRARIVARTTDAVTVELDGVTHRFSHAASPEGTWLGRDADSWHVQTYDPVVANLSGAGHGGADTLAAPMPGTVTVVKVAVGDKVAAGQSLLVVEAMKMEHVISAPHAGTVTELDVTPGSTVAMDQILAVVTPDEDEEGAA